One region of Termitidicoccus mucosus genomic DNA includes:
- a CDS encoding IclR family transcriptional regulator: protein MPIVLTLKKSLHVLESIVRRSDGIGTRAIAQELGINVATAHNIATTFASLGYVRQDEVTRLFHPGPRLMLLSRHPTYLRSLSMSARPVVHEIATELNESVMLVISDHNKLINLEYVPSKQALRVQEPEDVSGIAHCTAFGKLILAHFDEDSLEAYLAQHGLTKHTPRTITDPVKLREELARIRENEYSHTCDELCEGISALAVPIRDPWGPAFSALGVPNRDPWGSVFAALGASAPTVRLKSKDQIRLTLDGLQRAADEIGKIWAHTKQSTSDAPPGNRRGRPRKNARPADK from the coding sequence ATGCCCATTGTTCTTACCCTGAAAAAAAGTCTTCACGTTCTCGAGTCTATTGTGCGCCGGTCGGATGGCATCGGCACCCGCGCGATTGCCCAGGAACTCGGGATTAATGTCGCCACAGCGCACAACATCGCCACCACATTCGCCTCGCTTGGCTATGTGAGACAGGATGAGGTCACGCGGCTTTTCCATCCCGGCCCCCGGCTCATGCTGCTCAGCCGCCACCCGACCTATCTGCGTTCGTTGAGCATGAGCGCGCGCCCCGTGGTGCATGAGATTGCGACGGAGCTGAACGAATCCGTAATGCTGGTCATCAGCGACCACAACAAGCTCATCAACCTCGAGTACGTGCCGAGCAAGCAGGCGTTGCGCGTGCAGGAACCGGAAGACGTCAGCGGAATCGCGCACTGCACCGCCTTCGGCAAATTGATTCTGGCGCATTTCGACGAGGACTCGCTGGAGGCATATCTGGCGCAGCATGGGCTGACCAAGCATACTCCGCGCACCATCACCGACCCGGTCAAATTACGCGAGGAACTGGCGCGCATTCGCGAGAATGAATACAGCCATACCTGTGACGAGTTGTGCGAGGGCATCAGCGCGCTGGCCGTGCCCATCCGCGATCCGTGGGGACCGGCGTTTTCCGCGCTGGGAGTGCCCAACCGCGACCCGTGGGGCTCGGTGTTCGCGGCGCTCGGAGCCAGCGCGCCAACGGTGAGGTTAAAGAGCAAGGATCAGATAAGACTCACACTCGACGGGCTCCAACGGGCCGCTGACGAAATTGGGAAAATCTGGGCCCACACCAAGCAGAGCACCAGCGACGCGCCGCCCGGAAACCGCCGCGGGCGTCCGCGCAAAAACGCGCGCCCCGCCGACAAGTAA
- a CDS encoding SGNH/GDSL hydrolase family protein has translation MPAYAAHADGAARVLVPATDARIHFSDGLPPLRNEADGSVHFDRVLDTPGRGFRWDSPGTRMRWRTDSARVAARLRYTARHTGSSRNSTGAFRIDGDAKPGWTFTRPEGADSTLAVTLPAPDDGAMHNYEVILPYGDSVDLLGVEVGADAAWETPTARPGTRYVAFGDSVTHGFTASVVTRTYAFLVAEKNNWELLNLGIGGRGAQAADGDVLASIDAGVISVLIGVNDWQGGAEPETFRDHYRALLDGILAGHPDTPVFLITPLWVPPRWRPEAVRYPLENYRRVIRKLAAERATPRLRVIEGPSLIDHRDDCFDPVAVHPNDAGFAQMAERLAQAMRRNSRKERRP, from the coding sequence TTGCCGGCATACGCTGCGCATGCGGACGGGGCCGCGCGCGTCCTCGTGCCCGCCACGGACGCAAGGATCCATTTCTCCGACGGCCTGCCTCCGCTGCGCAACGAGGCCGATGGCTCTGTGCATTTTGACCGCGTGCTCGACACGCCCGGTCGCGGCTTCCGCTGGGACAGCCCCGGCACCCGCATGCGCTGGCGCACCGACAGCGCGAGGGTGGCCGCGCGCCTGCGCTACACCGCGCGCCACACCGGTTCCTCGCGCAACAGCACCGGCGCATTCCGCATCGACGGGGATGCGAAACCCGGGTGGACATTCACCCGGCCCGAAGGCGCGGACAGCACGCTGGCCGTGACTCTTCCCGCTCCGGACGACGGCGCGATGCACAACTACGAAGTCATCCTGCCGTATGGCGACTCGGTCGATTTGCTGGGGGTCGAGGTGGGCGCCGATGCCGCGTGGGAGACACCGACCGCGCGGCCGGGCACGCGCTATGTCGCATTCGGCGACTCCGTCACGCACGGGTTCACCGCATCGGTGGTGACGCGCACTTACGCGTTTCTGGTGGCGGAGAAAAACAACTGGGAACTGCTCAACCTCGGCATCGGCGGCCGCGGCGCGCAGGCCGCCGACGGTGACGTGCTCGCGTCAATCGACGCCGGTGTCATCTCCGTGCTCATCGGCGTGAACGACTGGCAGGGCGGCGCGGAACCGGAGACGTTTCGTGACCACTACCGCGCGTTGCTCGACGGCATCCTCGCCGGCCATCCGGACACGCCCGTCTTTCTCATCACCCCGCTCTGGGTGCCGCCCCGCTGGCGGCCGGAGGCGGTGCGGTATCCGTTGGAAAACTACAGGCGAGTCATCCGCAAACTCGCGGCGGAACGCGCCACGCCGCGGCTCCGCGTGATCGAGGGCCCCTCGCTCATCGATCACCGCGATGATTGCTTCGACCCGGTGGCCGTGCACCCCAACGACGCCGGCTTCGCCCAAATGGCGGAGCGCCTGGCGCAGGCGATGCGCCGGAACTCACGCAAGGAACGCCGGCCGTGA
- a CDS encoding glycoside hydrolase family 3 protein yields MIPTSRFRLSISSRARALAGRLTMRQLLLQVTVPALVHLDRNRLDGYGGIFLHGTTQAERDALLARLRPLCPVEPFVVADIEYGPRDLPEELGCEFGPMMGHAMADDPELTLKISRATGLISRARGFTWALGPCSDLLADPDSPMVSTRSPGARPERAAEIAWAFARGLQEHGLLATAKHFPGDGFGTLDQHLTTPVNPLDTQAWRDGPGFVFQHMINRGIRAIMPGHIALPALDEPDAPGGLHPPASLSRRLLTDLLRHEMGFEGLVISDAVNMTGFCGFMNYYDACARFLEAGGDVLLFAKVDERFFTEMERCLREKKLTEDTLRDRAARIIAAKESAGLLDTPLVTPPAPDLGSLDLPTLADQLVSRSVGVIRDRRGFLARPITAGTRVLHVIISNYSERHQPLLSYFTELLRGHSPLVTEWIDPGCDRLFEAARDGAFDLIVASIAGGIEYGANVIRLHGPVARNMMYGWMKLGPPVVFVAHHHPYLIYEYDAAVDCCVATFGSTRQSLRRLARGLAGIEPLPVLKLWNT; encoded by the coding sequence GTGATCCCGACCTCCCGTTTCCGTCTGAGCATTTCCAGCCGCGCCCGCGCGCTCGCCGGCCGCCTGACCATGCGGCAGCTGTTGCTCCAGGTCACCGTGCCCGCGCTTGTCCACCTGGACCGCAACCGCCTCGACGGCTACGGCGGCATTTTTTTGCACGGCACGACGCAGGCCGAGCGTGACGCGCTGCTCGCGCGCCTGCGTCCGCTCTGTCCGGTGGAGCCATTCGTGGTGGCCGACATCGAATACGGGCCGCGCGACTTGCCCGAGGAGCTCGGATGCGAGTTCGGCCCGATGATGGGCCACGCCATGGCGGACGATCCGGAGCTTACGCTGAAAATCAGCCGCGCCACCGGGTTGATTTCACGCGCGCGCGGCTTCACATGGGCGCTCGGACCGTGCTCCGATTTGCTTGCTGATCCGGACTCGCCGATGGTCAGCACGCGCAGCCCGGGCGCGCGCCCGGAACGCGCGGCGGAGATTGCATGGGCGTTTGCGCGCGGCCTGCAGGAGCACGGATTGCTGGCCACCGCGAAACATTTTCCCGGCGACGGTTTCGGCACGCTCGACCAGCATCTCACCACTCCCGTCAACCCGCTCGACACGCAGGCATGGCGCGACGGCCCCGGTTTCGTTTTCCAACACATGATCAACCGCGGCATCCGTGCCATCATGCCGGGGCATATCGCGCTGCCCGCACTCGACGAGCCGGATGCGCCCGGCGGCCTTCATCCCCCCGCCTCGCTGTCACGGCGGCTGCTCACCGATTTGCTCAGGCACGAGATGGGTTTCGAGGGTCTTGTCATCTCCGACGCGGTGAACATGACCGGGTTCTGCGGATTCATGAATTATTACGACGCCTGCGCGCGTTTCCTTGAGGCGGGCGGCGACGTGCTGCTGTTCGCAAAAGTGGACGAGCGCTTCTTCACCGAGATGGAGCGCTGCCTGCGCGAGAAAAAACTCACCGAGGACACGCTGCGCGACCGCGCGGCGCGCATTATCGCGGCCAAGGAGTCCGCCGGCCTGCTGGACACGCCATTGGTCACACCGCCCGCGCCAGACCTCGGATCCCTCGACCTGCCGACACTCGCGGACCAACTTGTCTCGCGCTCGGTCGGCGTCATCCGCGACCGGCGCGGGTTTCTCGCCCGCCCGATCACCGCCGGGACCCGCGTGCTGCATGTCATCATCAGCAACTACAGCGAGCGCCACCAGCCGTTGCTCTCCTACTTCACGGAGCTCCTGCGCGGACACTCGCCGCTCGTGACCGAGTGGATAGACCCGGGCTGCGACCGGTTGTTTGAGGCGGCGCGCGACGGCGCGTTTGACCTGATTGTCGCCTCCATCGCCGGCGGCATCGAATACGGCGCGAATGTCATCCGGCTGCACGGCCCCGTCGCGCGAAACATGATGTATGGCTGGATGAAACTCGGCCCGCCCGTCGTCTTCGTCGCGCACCATCATCCGTATCTGATTTATGAATACGATGCGGCGGTGGACTGTTGTGTCGCCACTTTCGGGAGTACCCGCCAGTCGCTGCGGCGACTCGCACGCGGTCTGGCCGGCATCGAGCCGCTGCCGGTGTTGAAGCTCTGGAATACATGA
- a CDS encoding glycoside hydrolase family 140 protein, translating into MKHQGQTHMPHLRVSEDGTHLVHADGTPFFWLGDTAWELFHRLDRDDAVMYLDCRAEQQFTVIQAVLLAESNGLRTPNAYGELPLHDLAPARPNVRYFEHVDFIVAEAGRRGLVVAMLPTWADKVPSNTPGAGPVVFTPENAFAYGRFLGARYRHASIIWMLGGDRGIDSPAALEIWRAMARGLREGDGGAHLMTFHPKGGASSAQCASDEPWLDFHVYQSGHAARWLPVYRFALELAALRPRKPFLDAEPPYEDIPIKFWEHVKLHSSEPVPAGVLDERGLIAEPGFFADGFYTDHDARVHAYWNMLSGACGHTYGNNAVWQMHEHGARAAIPCLHDWREAIDRPGAWQMRHLRALLTARPFHLLAPAQDMIHGLNPEGRDHVRAVLAHTREFALAYVTCGRPLTLAMGAVSGEKVRAWWFDPRTGEGTVATDVSNNGIQQFAPPTGGADRDWVLVLDAI; encoded by the coding sequence ATGAAACACCAAGGACAGACGCATATGCCGCACCTGCGCGTCAGCGAGGACGGCACGCACCTTGTCCATGCGGACGGCACGCCGTTTTTCTGGCTCGGCGATACTGCATGGGAGTTGTTTCATCGACTTGATCGCGATGATGCCGTCATGTATCTCGACTGCCGCGCGGAGCAGCAGTTCACCGTCATCCAGGCCGTGCTGCTTGCGGAAAGCAACGGGCTGCGCACACCCAACGCGTACGGCGAGCTGCCGCTGCACGACCTCGCCCCTGCGCGCCCCAACGTACGCTATTTCGAACATGTTGATTTCATTGTGGCAGAGGCCGGACGACGCGGGCTGGTGGTGGCGATGTTGCCGACTTGGGCCGACAAGGTGCCCTCAAACACCCCTGGGGCCGGTCCGGTGGTGTTCACGCCCGAAAACGCGTTCGCTTACGGGCGGTTTCTCGGCGCGCGTTACCGCCATGCCTCCATCATCTGGATGCTCGGCGGCGATCGGGGAATCGACTCACCCGCCGCGCTGGAAATCTGGCGGGCGATGGCGCGCGGGCTGCGCGAGGGGGATGGTGGCGCGCACCTGATGACGTTTCACCCTAAAGGCGGCGCGAGTTCCGCCCAATGCGCGAGCGATGAACCGTGGCTCGACTTCCATGTTTACCAGAGCGGTCATGCCGCGCGTTGGCTGCCGGTTTACCGCTTCGCCTTGGAACTGGCGGCCCTGCGTCCGCGCAAACCGTTTCTTGATGCCGAGCCTCCCTACGAGGACATCCCGATAAAATTCTGGGAGCACGTAAAACTCCATTCATCCGAGCCGGTGCCCGCCGGCGTGCTCGACGAGCGCGGGCTCATTGCCGAGCCGGGATTTTTTGCCGATGGTTTTTATACCGACCACGACGCGCGCGTGCACGCCTACTGGAACATGCTCTCGGGCGCCTGCGGGCACACCTATGGGAACAATGCTGTCTGGCAGATGCACGAGCACGGCGCGCGCGCGGCCATCCCCTGCCTGCACGACTGGCGTGAGGCCATCGACCGGCCCGGCGCGTGGCAGATGCGCCACCTGCGCGCGCTCCTCACGGCGCGTCCTTTTCATCTCCTCGCACCGGCGCAGGACATGATTCACGGCCTGAATCCCGAAGGCCGTGACCACGTGCGCGCCGTGCTTGCGCACACGCGCGAATTTGCCCTCGCCTACGTGACATGCGGTCGGCCGCTGACACTGGCGATGGGCGCGGTGTCCGGCGAAAAAGTCCGCGCGTGGTGGTTCGACCCGCGCACCGGCGAAGGGACCGTGGCCACCGATGTATCCAATAATGGAATACAACAATTCGCCCCTCCCACGGGCGGTGCGGACCGGGACTGGGTGCTGGTGCTGGATGCGATTTGA